ACGGTGGCTTTGCCCAACCTGGGAAATACGCTGATCAGTACAGTGAAGGATACGTCTTTTATCTTTATGATAGGTGTCGTCGATATGATGGGGCAGGCCAAAATTATGGGCGCGCGGGCGTTGGCTTTTTTTGAGGTCTATGTTGCGGTGTCTTTGATCTACTGGCTGGTGTGCATCATAATTGAGCGCGGGCTTGTTGTGCTGGAGAAACGTATTCGAATTTACGAAAGAAGTGAGTAAGGGCATGATTCAACTTCATCAAATTCATAAGCATTTTGGGCAGCATCATGTGTTAAAGGGCATAGACCTGACAGTAGGTAAGGGAGAAGTGGTGGTCATTCTGGGCCCAAGCGGATCGGGGAAGTCCACACTGCTGCGCAGCATTAATTTTTTGGAACAGCCGACCAGCGGTAGCATTGAAATTGATGGTCTGAAGGTAGATGCGGCCAAGGCCGGAAAAAAGGACATTCTCGGACTGCGGATGGCAACGGCAATGGTATTTCAGCAATATCAGCTGTTTAAAAATTTGAATGCACTCCACAACGTGATGATTGGTCTGACCAGTGTGAAAAAGATGGATCGCAAGCAGGCAAGGGAGATCAGTGAAGGCATTTTGGAAAAGGTCGGGTTAAAGGATCGTATGACCTATTATCCTGCCCAGCTTTCGGGTGGACAGCAGCAGCGTGTTGCGATTGCCCGAGCTTTGGCGCTGAATCCGCAGGTGCTGTTGTTCGATGAGCCGACATCCTCGCTTGATCCTGAACTGGTGGATGAAGTGCTGTCCGTGATTCAAAAGGTGGCGAGTGAAGGCAATACGATGATTATTGTCACGCATGAGCTTGGTTTTGCGAGGGATGTAGCGGATCGGGTCGTGCTGATGGAGCATGGTGCGATCGTAGAACAGGGACCAGTGGAGCAGTTTTTCAATCATCCGAAGGAAGAACGGACACGGCAATTTTTGGGCAAAGCTTTGGGGCAAAGAACGTTACAGGAGCAGCCAGCATCGCCATAAAAGTACGTGAATGGGTTAAAGGTATGTGCAGTGCTGTAGATTCATTGCAACTATCGTAAAAAGCACGCTAAACAAGTCGCGGGAGGCAGGAAAGTCGGCGCTTGTTTTGCCGTGCTTTTTTAGCTTTACATTCGAAATTATTTTCCGTTGCAAAGTAGCTAATCACCCTTATTCATGATAAATTCTAAGAACAATAAAGTGAAGTTGTAATCGGGAAGGAACATTGGCAAATGAAAAAGGTTCTGTTCATTAATACCGGAGGGACAATTTCCTCCTCCTATCAGGAAAACGGTCTGACTCCAACCCAATCGGCTGAAAATATTTTGGCTGAAATTCCGGAGCTCCAGGAAATATGTGAGATTGATGCCTACAATCTGATGAGCATTGATAGCACCAATACACAGCCAGAGGATTGGGCTTCCATCGCCCGGATGGTACATCGTTCGCTCGATCAATACGACGGTATTGTTATTGCGCATGGCACGGATACGATGGCTTATACAGCTTCAGCCCTGAGCTTCATGTTGGGCACCGTAGACAAACCCGTCGTTGTGACAGGTTCGCAGGTATCGATATTGGCGGAGCACAGCGATTCCAAAAAGAATGTAATTGACTCATTCCTGACCGCATGTGGCGAGGTGGCAGGGGTCTTTGTCGTGTTTAATGGAAAAATTATCAACGGCAGCCGCAGCTCGAAAATCAGAACACGCAGCTATAACGCCTTTGAGAGTATTAACTATCCGTACATCGGTCTCGTGGAAAACGGTAAGGTGGTCTATACAGAGGGCGTATTTGCAAATCGTGATACCGTTCGTCACCCGTACAATGACGGCTATGCCTCTGAAGTATTTCTGCTTAGGCTGATTCCGGGTACAAATCCGGCGATTTTCGATGCTATTCAGAGCTTGGGCTATAAAGGTATCGTCATTGAGGGCTTTGGTATGGGGGGCGTACCTTTTAAAGAGAGAAGTCTCATCAACAAAATTGAGGAGCTGATGAAGGACGGTATGAGTATTGTCGTCACCACGCAATGTCCTTATGAGGGCGGGGACCTGACGATTTATGAGGTAGGGCAGAAGGTGCTGGAAAAGGGTGTTATTCCGGGGTATGACATGACAACAGAAGCGCTGGTAACGAAAATGATGTGGGCGTTGGGCCAGACGACTGACCCGGCTGAGGTAGCCAAGATTATGGCAACGAACTACGCGGACGAAGTGTCCCTACCTGCGGATACAGCTTCCTGATAGGAAGCTGATTTCCGAAGGTACGGGCTAACTACTGGCTAACGCCGAGCTTGCTCCAGTCTGTTTTTAATCTCAATGGCCATTTCCAGTGCTTGTACGGCCGACTCCAATGGAATCAGACATTCCGCATGTCCGCCAAAGCAATCAAGTGCATGATCCCAACTTTTTTCGTATGGATTGGCGGATTCGAGGTTGATTTTTTGCTGTCCTGATGCGGTATACTCAAATAATGCGGTGGGTATGGGATCGTTTTCGTCACTCTCATGAAATACCAGCTTGGCTTTTTCAAAATAAGCTTCATAGGCCACCGTGAAAGGATAGCTTTTTGGCATATGGGAAGAAGCGATGACTTCTGTGAATGTATCCCGATGCTGAAAATAAGCCCGAACTTGTGCCTGTTCGGGATGGACTACCTCTGTACCCCACACTGTATATGGATCACATGGACCCCATAGCCAGGTGAATAAATCCAGTTCATGAATCATGAACTGCGTAGGGATGGAACTTAGTCCAAGGTCTCCCCACAGGGGAGGGGTTTCTCTTTTTAAGGACAAGGAAATGAGTTTTCCGTATTTTTGTTGGTGATAAGCCTCGTACAGATAGGTATAGGCAGGATCAAACTTAATGAACTGGTTGACCAGAATCTTTTTGTTATATTGCTTCTCAGCTTGTTGCATAAGAAGAGCATCTTCGAGATGAAAGCAAACCGGTGTTTCACAAAATACATGCTTCCCGTGCTTTAGCGCATCAATGGCATGTGACCTATGCAGGTGGGAGGGCAGGCATAGATCGACGATATCCACGTCCGGATCCAGCAGAATATCCTCTATATTTTGTGTGACTTCTACGTTTAGCTCCTCTTTCAATTTTTGCAGCTTGGTTTCGTTCCTTCCAAATACAATGAGTCTGTTTACCTTGGGATGGTTGTTTAACAGCGAGGCATGATACGCGCCGAATCCCGTCCCCAAAATTCCAATATTCATCATCCATTACACCCCTTTACTTCTATGATACACACCTATTGCTGCCAACAGGGTGTCAACAATCTTTGCATCATCTTTTCATTTCGGGTTAACCATCTATTGTGGAGGTATGATTGTGAGACTGCATCGTTTAATCGCGATTTTATTATGTATCGAATCTAGAGGGAGAATGAAGGCCAGGGAATTGGCGTTGGCACTGGAAACCTCTGTACGCTCCATTTACAGGGATATCGACCTTCTGGCTGA
This window of the Paenibacillus polymyxa genome carries:
- a CDS encoding asparaginase; amino-acid sequence: MKKVLFINTGGTISSSYQENGLTPTQSAENILAEIPELQEICEIDAYNLMSIDSTNTQPEDWASIARMVHRSLDQYDGIVIAHGTDTMAYTASALSFMLGTVDKPVVVTGSQVSILAEHSDSKKNVIDSFLTACGEVAGVFVVFNGKIINGSRSSKIRTRSYNAFESINYPYIGLVENGKVVYTEGVFANRDTVRHPYNDGYASEVFLLRLIPGTNPAIFDAIQSLGYKGIVIEGFGMGGVPFKERSLINKIEELMKDGMSIVVTTQCPYEGGDLTIYEVGQKVLEKGVIPGYDMTTEALVTKMMWALGQTTDPAEVAKIMATNYADEVSLPADTAS
- a CDS encoding amino acid ABC transporter ATP-binding protein, which codes for MIQLHQIHKHFGQHHVLKGIDLTVGKGEVVVILGPSGSGKSTLLRSINFLEQPTSGSIEIDGLKVDAAKAGKKDILGLRMATAMVFQQYQLFKNLNALHNVMIGLTSVKKMDRKQAREISEGILEKVGLKDRMTYYPAQLSGGQQQRVAIARALALNPQVLLFDEPTSSLDPELVDEVLSVIQKVASEGNTMIIVTHELGFARDVADRVVLMEHGAIVEQGPVEQFFNHPKEERTRQFLGKALGQRTLQEQPASP
- a CDS encoding Gfo/Idh/MocA family protein, producing the protein MMNIGILGTGFGAYHASLLNNHPKVNRLIVFGRNETKLQKLKEELNVEVTQNIEDILLDPDVDIVDLCLPSHLHRSHAIDALKHGKHVFCETPVCFHLEDALLMQQAEKQYNKKILVNQFIKFDPAYTYLYEAYHQQKYGKLISLSLKRETPPLWGDLGLSSIPTQFMIHELDLFTWLWGPCDPYTVWGTEVVHPEQAQVRAYFQHRDTFTEVIASSHMPKSYPFTVAYEAYFEKAKLVFHESDENDPIPTALFEYTASGQQKINLESANPYEKSWDHALDCFGGHAECLIPLESAVQALEMAIEIKNRLEQARR